A genomic window from Bubalus bubalis isolate 160015118507 breed Murrah chromosome X, NDDB_SH_1, whole genome shotgun sequence includes:
- the IL13RA2 gene encoding interleukin-13 receptor subunit alpha-2 isoform X3: MWSEADQVYLIKVKFHEQSRPCGNNSQEVTVSQTFEKSGNFKVLNLREMAFIHLDIRCLYTLLICTAFGSTLSSNAEIKVNPPQDFEIVDPGYLGYLYLQWQPPVSLDNFNKCTVEYELKYRNVDSESWRTIITKNLLYKDGFDLNKGVEAKIHTLLPRQCTNGSEVQSSWSEATYWISSQGNLDTKIQDMDCVYYNWQYLLCSWKPGMGAHLDSNYSLYYWYEGLDHALECIDYIQAKGKNIGCRFPYLESSDYKDFYICVNGSSESQLIRPSYFIFQLQNIVKPLPPDYLSLTMKNSEVNLKWSIPRGPIPAKCLIYEIEFTEDDTAWVTTTIENEIYITRTSNESLQLCFLVRSKMNIYCADDGIWSEWSDEQCWKGFSYRKKKPFLIKIHSVDSINPSLMAKC, encoded by the exons aGTGGAAATTTCAAGGTATTAAATCTTAGAGAAATGGCTTTCATTCATTTGGATATCAGATGTCTATATACCCTTCTTATTTGCACAGCTTTTGGCTCTACTTTGTCTTCAAATGCTGAGATAAAAG ttaatCCTCCTCAGGATTTTGAAATAGTGGACCCTGGATATTTAGGTTATCTCTATTTGCAATGGCAACCTCCAGTGTCTCTGGATAATTTTAACAAATGCACTGTAGAATATGAATTAAAATATCGAAATGTTGATAGTGAAAGCTGGAGG ACGATCATCACTAAGAATCTACTTTACAAAGATGGGTTTGATCTTAACAAAGGTGTTGAAGCAAAGATACACACACTTCTGCCAAGGCAATGCACAAATGGATCAGAAGTTCAAAGTTCATGGTCAGAAGCTACTTATTGGATATCATCACAAG GAAATCTGGACACTAAAATTCAGGATATGGATTGTGTATATTACAACTGGCAATATTTACTCTGCTCTTGGAAACCTGGCATGGGTGCCCATTTGGATAGCAATTACAGCTTATATTACTG GTATGAGGGCTTGGACCATGCGTTAGAGTGTATTGATTACATCCAggctaaaggaaaaaatattggaTGCAGGTTTCCCTACTTGGAGTCATCAGACTATAAAGATTTCTACATCTGTGTTAATGGATCATCAGAATCCCAATTAATCAGACCCAGCTATTTCATTTTTCAGCTTCAAAATATAG ttaAACCTTTGCCACCAGACTACCTTAGTCTTACTATGAAGAATTCAGAAGTCAACCTGAAATGGAGCATTCCCAGAGGACCTATTCCAGCAAAATGTCTCATTTATGAAATTGAGTTCACAGAAGATGATACTGCCTGGGTG ACTACCacaattgaaaatgaaatatacatcACAAGAACATCAAATGAAAGTCTCCAATTATGCTTTTTAGTAAGAagcaaaatgaatatttattgtgcaGATGATGGAATATGGAGTGAGTGGAGTGATGAACAGTGCTGGAAAG GTTTTTCATACCGAAAAAAGAAGCCCTTTCTAATCAAGATTCACTCTGTTGACTCAATAAATCCCAGTCTTATGGCCAAATGTTAG
- the IL13RA2 gene encoding interleukin-13 receptor subunit alpha-2 isoform X4, with product MWSEADQVYLIKVKFHEQSRPCGNNSQEVTVSQTFEKSGNFKVLNLREMAFIHLDIRCLYTLLICTAFGSTLSSNAEIKVNPPQDFEIVDPGYLGYLYLQWQPPVSLDNFNKCTVEYELKYRNVDSESWRTIITKNLLYKDGFDLNKGVEAKIHTLLPRQCTNGSEVQSSWSEATYWISSQGNLDTKIQDMDCVYYNWQYLLCSWKPGMGAHLDSNYSLYYWYEGLDHALECIDYIQAKGKNIGCRFPYLESSDYKDFYICVNGSSESQLIRPSYFIFQLQNIVKPLPPDYLSLTMKNSEVNLKWSIPRGPIPAKCLIYEIEFTEDDTAWVTTTIENEIYITRTSNESLQLCFLVRSKMNIYCADDGIWSEWSDEQCWKGDIWKEILLFFLVFHTEKRSPF from the exons aGTGGAAATTTCAAGGTATTAAATCTTAGAGAAATGGCTTTCATTCATTTGGATATCAGATGTCTATATACCCTTCTTATTTGCACAGCTTTTGGCTCTACTTTGTCTTCAAATGCTGAGATAAAAG ttaatCCTCCTCAGGATTTTGAAATAGTGGACCCTGGATATTTAGGTTATCTCTATTTGCAATGGCAACCTCCAGTGTCTCTGGATAATTTTAACAAATGCACTGTAGAATATGAATTAAAATATCGAAATGTTGATAGTGAAAGCTGGAGG ACGATCATCACTAAGAATCTACTTTACAAAGATGGGTTTGATCTTAACAAAGGTGTTGAAGCAAAGATACACACACTTCTGCCAAGGCAATGCACAAATGGATCAGAAGTTCAAAGTTCATGGTCAGAAGCTACTTATTGGATATCATCACAAG GAAATCTGGACACTAAAATTCAGGATATGGATTGTGTATATTACAACTGGCAATATTTACTCTGCTCTTGGAAACCTGGCATGGGTGCCCATTTGGATAGCAATTACAGCTTATATTACTG GTATGAGGGCTTGGACCATGCGTTAGAGTGTATTGATTACATCCAggctaaaggaaaaaatattggaTGCAGGTTTCCCTACTTGGAGTCATCAGACTATAAAGATTTCTACATCTGTGTTAATGGATCATCAGAATCCCAATTAATCAGACCCAGCTATTTCATTTTTCAGCTTCAAAATATAG ttaAACCTTTGCCACCAGACTACCTTAGTCTTACTATGAAGAATTCAGAAGTCAACCTGAAATGGAGCATTCCCAGAGGACCTATTCCAGCAAAATGTCTCATTTATGAAATTGAGTTCACAGAAGATGATACTGCCTGGGTG ACTACCacaattgaaaatgaaatatacatcACAAGAACATCAAATGAAAGTCTCCAATTATGCTTTTTAGTAAGAagcaaaatgaatatttattgtgcaGATGATGGAATATGGAGTGAGTGGAGTGATGAACAGTGCTGGAAAG GTGACATATGGAAGGAAATCTTACTATTTTTCTTG GTTTTTCATACCGAAAAAAGAAGCCCTTTCTAA
- the IL13RA2 gene encoding interleukin-13 receptor subunit alpha-2 isoform X1, whose amino-acid sequence MWSEADQVYLIKVKFHEQSRPCGNNSQEVTVSQTFEKSGNFKVLNLREMAFIHLDIRCLYTLLICTAFGSTLSSNAEIKVNPPQDFEIVDPGYLGYLYLQWQPPVSLDNFNKCTVEYELKYRNVDSESWRTIITKNLLYKDGFDLNKGVEAKIHTLLPRQCTNGSEVQSSWSEATYWISSQGNLDTKIQDMDCVYYNWQYLLCSWKPGMGAHLDSNYSLYYWYEGLDHALECIDYIQAKGKNIGCRFPYLESSDYKDFYICVNGSSESQLIRPSYFIFQLQNIVKPLPPDYLSLTMKNSEVNLKWSIPRGPIPAKCLIYEIEFTEDDTAWVTTTIENEIYITRTSNESLQLCFLVRSKMNIYCADDGIWSEWSDEQCWKGDIWKEILLFFLVPFVLVSLFVLVVTCTLLYKQRNLLKMVFHTEKRSPF is encoded by the exons aGTGGAAATTTCAAGGTATTAAATCTTAGAGAAATGGCTTTCATTCATTTGGATATCAGATGTCTATATACCCTTCTTATTTGCACAGCTTTTGGCTCTACTTTGTCTTCAAATGCTGAGATAAAAG ttaatCCTCCTCAGGATTTTGAAATAGTGGACCCTGGATATTTAGGTTATCTCTATTTGCAATGGCAACCTCCAGTGTCTCTGGATAATTTTAACAAATGCACTGTAGAATATGAATTAAAATATCGAAATGTTGATAGTGAAAGCTGGAGG ACGATCATCACTAAGAATCTACTTTACAAAGATGGGTTTGATCTTAACAAAGGTGTTGAAGCAAAGATACACACACTTCTGCCAAGGCAATGCACAAATGGATCAGAAGTTCAAAGTTCATGGTCAGAAGCTACTTATTGGATATCATCACAAG GAAATCTGGACACTAAAATTCAGGATATGGATTGTGTATATTACAACTGGCAATATTTACTCTGCTCTTGGAAACCTGGCATGGGTGCCCATTTGGATAGCAATTACAGCTTATATTACTG GTATGAGGGCTTGGACCATGCGTTAGAGTGTATTGATTACATCCAggctaaaggaaaaaatattggaTGCAGGTTTCCCTACTTGGAGTCATCAGACTATAAAGATTTCTACATCTGTGTTAATGGATCATCAGAATCCCAATTAATCAGACCCAGCTATTTCATTTTTCAGCTTCAAAATATAG ttaAACCTTTGCCACCAGACTACCTTAGTCTTACTATGAAGAATTCAGAAGTCAACCTGAAATGGAGCATTCCCAGAGGACCTATTCCAGCAAAATGTCTCATTTATGAAATTGAGTTCACAGAAGATGATACTGCCTGGGTG ACTACCacaattgaaaatgaaatatacatcACAAGAACATCAAATGAAAGTCTCCAATTATGCTTTTTAGTAAGAagcaaaatgaatatttattgtgcaGATGATGGAATATGGAGTGAGTGGAGTGATGAACAGTGCTGGAAAG GTGACATATGGAAGGAAATCTTACTATTTTTCTTGGTACCGTTTGTTCTTGTCTCATTATTTGTTTTGGTAGTTACTTGTACACTTTTATATAAGCAAAGAAATTTATTGAAAATG GTTTTTCATACCGAAAAAAGAAGCCCTTTCTAA
- the IL13RA2 gene encoding interleukin-13 receptor subunit alpha-2 isoform X2: MRRPCGNNSQEVTVSQTFEKSGNFKVLNLREMAFIHLDIRCLYTLLICTAFGSTLSSNAEIKVNPPQDFEIVDPGYLGYLYLQWQPPVSLDNFNKCTVEYELKYRNVDSESWRTIITKNLLYKDGFDLNKGVEAKIHTLLPRQCTNGSEVQSSWSEATYWISSQGNLDTKIQDMDCVYYNWQYLLCSWKPGMGAHLDSNYSLYYWYEGLDHALECIDYIQAKGKNIGCRFPYLESSDYKDFYICVNGSSESQLIRPSYFIFQLQNIVKPLPPDYLSLTMKNSEVNLKWSIPRGPIPAKCLIYEIEFTEDDTAWVTTTIENEIYITRTSNESLQLCFLVRSKMNIYCADDGIWSEWSDEQCWKGDIWKEILLFFLVPFVLVSLFVLVVTCTLLYKQRNLLKMVFHTEKRSPF, translated from the exons aGTGGAAATTTCAAGGTATTAAATCTTAGAGAAATGGCTTTCATTCATTTGGATATCAGATGTCTATATACCCTTCTTATTTGCACAGCTTTTGGCTCTACTTTGTCTTCAAATGCTGAGATAAAAG ttaatCCTCCTCAGGATTTTGAAATAGTGGACCCTGGATATTTAGGTTATCTCTATTTGCAATGGCAACCTCCAGTGTCTCTGGATAATTTTAACAAATGCACTGTAGAATATGAATTAAAATATCGAAATGTTGATAGTGAAAGCTGGAGG ACGATCATCACTAAGAATCTACTTTACAAAGATGGGTTTGATCTTAACAAAGGTGTTGAAGCAAAGATACACACACTTCTGCCAAGGCAATGCACAAATGGATCAGAAGTTCAAAGTTCATGGTCAGAAGCTACTTATTGGATATCATCACAAG GAAATCTGGACACTAAAATTCAGGATATGGATTGTGTATATTACAACTGGCAATATTTACTCTGCTCTTGGAAACCTGGCATGGGTGCCCATTTGGATAGCAATTACAGCTTATATTACTG GTATGAGGGCTTGGACCATGCGTTAGAGTGTATTGATTACATCCAggctaaaggaaaaaatattggaTGCAGGTTTCCCTACTTGGAGTCATCAGACTATAAAGATTTCTACATCTGTGTTAATGGATCATCAGAATCCCAATTAATCAGACCCAGCTATTTCATTTTTCAGCTTCAAAATATAG ttaAACCTTTGCCACCAGACTACCTTAGTCTTACTATGAAGAATTCAGAAGTCAACCTGAAATGGAGCATTCCCAGAGGACCTATTCCAGCAAAATGTCTCATTTATGAAATTGAGTTCACAGAAGATGATACTGCCTGGGTG ACTACCacaattgaaaatgaaatatacatcACAAGAACATCAAATGAAAGTCTCCAATTATGCTTTTTAGTAAGAagcaaaatgaatatttattgtgcaGATGATGGAATATGGAGTGAGTGGAGTGATGAACAGTGCTGGAAAG GTGACATATGGAAGGAAATCTTACTATTTTTCTTGGTACCGTTTGTTCTTGTCTCATTATTTGTTTTGGTAGTTACTTGTACACTTTTATATAAGCAAAGAAATTTATTGAAAATG GTTTTTCATACCGAAAAAAGAAGCCCTTTCTAA